The Dehalococcoidia bacterium genomic interval GCCTGCAGCGCGGGGCGGTGCGTGTGCTCGGTCGCATCGCCTTTGCTAAGCGCTTGCTCAACCTGTCGGGCGTATTCGCGCAGTGTCTTGATGTCTTCCATTGGCATCATCATACTCGCCGCTAACCCGGTCCGTTAATCCGTTCCCTATCCGTTGACAGATTAGACCGGCTTATTCCGGCATCACTACTCTGGCATTGCGCCTCCTGCCCCAAACACCGAAACTGCCAAACAAACTCGCCCCCCCGCTCGCTTCCCCCTCCGGCGCGCGAGGGGTAGACTGGGCGCCAGACGACGAGGGAGGAGGCCGCGATGACCGTTCGCGCCGAAGCCCGTGGGTTCGAGGAGAGGGAGATCGCGGAGGCCGTCAACCTCTGCGACGCCAGAGGCCGGCTGCTCCCGGCGGCTGTCGGCTGGTCGCGCCGCCCGCTGCATACCTGCAACCTGAGCGGTCACCCGCTACGCAAGAAGCGCTGGAACTACTGGTGCATCACCAGCGACAGCTA includes:
- a CDS encoding DUF2804 family protein produces the protein MTVRAEARGFEEREIAEAVNLCDARGRLLPAAVGWSRRPLHTCNLSGHPLRKKRWNYWCITSDS